The genomic region GCCGGGCTGCAGTACGACAGCGGCGACTACGACGGCGCCACCCAGGCGGCGCTGGAGCTGCTCGGCTACGACGAGCTGCGCGCGGAGCAGCAGCGGCGCCGGGAGTCGGGCGACCCGGTCCAGCTGGGCATCGGCTTCTCCACCTTCACCGAGATGTGCGGGCTGGCCCCCTCCCGGGTGCTGGGGTCGCTGTCGTTCGGCGCCGGTGGCTGGGAGTCCGCGTCGATCCGGATGCTCCCCACCGGCAAGGTCGAGGTGGTCACCGGGTCCACGCCGCACGGGCAGGGCCACGAGACGGCGTGGAGCCAGCTGGTCGCCGACCACCTCGGCGTCCCGTTCGAGGACGTCGAGGTGCTGCACGGCGACACCGCCATCTCCTCCAAGGGGCTGGACACCTACGGGTCCCGGTCCCTGGTCGTCGGCGGCACCGCGGTGGTGAAGGCCGCCGAGAAGGTGGTGGCCAAGGCCCGGAAGATCGCCGCGCACCTGCTCGAGGCCAGCGAGGACGACCTGGAGTTCTCCGGCGGGAAGTTCTCCGTCCGGGGCACGCCGGGAACGGGCCTGGGCATCCAGGAGATCGCCCTGGCGATCTTCGCCGCGCACAACTACCCGGAGGGCGTCGAGCCCTCGATCGACGCCGAGGCCACGTTCGACCCGGAGAACTTCTCCTTCCCCCACGGCACGCACATCTGCGCCATGGAGGTCGACACCGAGACCGGGTTCGTCAAGATCCGCAAGTACGCCTGCGTGGACGACGTCGGCACGATCGTCAACCCGCTGATCGTCGAGGGGCAGGTGCACGGTGGGTTGGCGCAGGGGATCGCGCAGGCGCTGTACGAGGAAGCCGTGTACGACGCCGACGGCAACCTGACCACCGGCACCTTCGTCGACTACCTGGTGCCGTCGGCCGCCGACCTGCCGCACTTCGACACCGGGAACACGGTGCACGAGGCGACGTCGAACCCGATCGGGGCCAAGGGCGTCGGCGAGGCGGGATGCATCGCCAGCACCCCGGCGGTGGTCAACGCCGCCATCGACGCCGTCCGGCACCTGGGGGTCAGCGACCTCCGGATGCCCCTGACACCCGAACGGGTCTGGCGGGCACTCCATGAGGGCGGGGACGGTGCTGGTCTCCCACCCGGCCCCGACCGTGCCACCGCCGGCACCATCGCCTACGGCGGCGCCTCCACGGAGACGTCGTCGGGGGTCTCGACCGATGCTTCCTCGCTGGGAGGGGACCGATGATTCCCGCGCCGTTCGCCTACGCCCGCCCGTCCACGATCGACGAGGCGCTGCAAGCGGTCGCCTCCGGCGGGGAGGACGTGAAGATCCTCGCCGGTGGCCAGTCGCTCATCCCGGTCATGCGGCTGCGGCTGGCCGCCCCGGAGACCGTCGTCGACCTGACCCGCGTCGCGGAGCTCCGCGGGGTCCGGGACGACGGTGACGTCATCGTCATCGGTGCCATGACGACGCACTCCGACGTCCTCTCCGACCCGCTGATCGCGCGGTACGCGTCGCTCATCGCGGAGGCCACCGAGACGGTCGCGGACCGGCAGGTGCGCCACCGCGGCACCTTCGGCGGAGCCCTGGCCCACGCCGACCCGGCCGGTGACCTGCCGGCCGTCGCCCTGGCCCTGGACGCCGAGTTCGTCGTCGCCGGGCTCGAGGGGCGGCGCACCGTGAGAGCGTCGGAGTTCTTCGTCGACTACCTGACCACCGCGCTGCAGGAGGGGGAGCTGCTCGTCGAGATCCGCGTCCCCAAGCGCGAGGGCTGGGGCATGCACTACGAGAAGTTCAACCGGGTGGCGCAGGCCTGGTCGATCGTGGCCGTCGCCGCGGCCGTGCGGATGGAGGGCGGCCGGATCGCCGAGGCGCGGATCGGGCTGACCAACATGGGCCCGACCCCCCTGCGGGCGTCGGCGGTCGAAGCGGCGCTGACCGGCGCCGAGGCCACTGCCGAGGCGATCTCGGCAGCGGCGGGACGTGCCGGTGAGGGCACCACCCCGAGCAGCGATCTCAACGCGCAGGCCGACTACCGCCACCACCTCGCCACGGTGCTCACTCGCCGTGCGGTGACGGCGGCCTGCGGGCTGTAGCGTCAAGAAGGACCCCGTTCTCCCCACCCCTCGCACGCTCGGGGCGGTGCCCTGAACGGGGCCGTCGGGTCCGTCATCGTCCGTCCCGGCCGGTCCGCCCGTTCCGGGCGGGCCGGCCGAGCGCACCTCCAGGAGGTCCCCGTGCAGCTGGAGAACTCGTTCACCGTGCCCGTGCCGATCGACGAGGCCTGGCGGGTGCTCCTCGACATCGAACGGATCGCCCCCTGCATGCCGGGTGCGGCGCTCGACTCCGTCGACGGTGACGACTTCACCGGCCGGGTGAAGGTCAAGCTCGGCCCGATCAACCTGACCTACCAGGGCAAGGCGTCCTTCATCGAGAAGGACGAGGCCGCCCACAAGGCCGTGATCGACGCCCGCGGCAAGGACCAACGCGGCAACGGCACCGCAGCCGCCGTGGTCACCGCGAAGCTGGCCGCCGAGGGCTCGATCACCCGGGTCGACGTGCTGACCGACCTCAACATCACCGGCCGCCCGGCCCAGTTCGGCCGCGGTGTCATGACCGACGTCGGCAACAAGCTGCTCGGCCAGTTCGCCGACAAGCTCGCCGCGCAGCTCGGTGAGGGCGACGCCCAGGGAGACGCCGACCGTGCCGCCGCGGCGGAGGAGACCGCGGCCCAGAAGGCCGCGGCGACGGCGACCGGCGCCGTCGAGGAGATCGCCGCCTCCGCCGAGCAGGCGGCCGGGAACGGCGCCGCCGGCAAGGCGGTCAAGAAGGCGGCCGCAGGGACCAAGAAGGCCGCCGCCGCGGCCACGGACAAGGTCAGCGCGACCAGTGCCACGGAGCCGGCGAAGACGGCGCCCGCGAAGAAGGCCGCACCCGCGAAGAAGGCGGCTGCGGCCAGGACCGCTCCGGTGAAGGCCGTTCCGCCGCTGGCCGGCTCCGCCCCTGCCGCGGCCGACATCGCAGCCGTCGCAGCGGAGACCGCCCCGGCTGCGACCGCCCCGGCCAAGAAGGCGCCCAGTGGCCCGCCCGCAGGTCCCACCGCGCCGCCGACCCGCCCGGCCACCGGTGCACCGGTGCGCACTCTGCCTCCCGCCGGTACGCACGTCGTCCACCCGCAGGAGGAGCCGGAGCCGATCGACCTGCTCGAGGTCGCCGGCGGGGCGGCGATGGCGCGGTACGCGGCACCCGCCGCCGGCGTCGCCGGTGTGGTGCTGCTCGTCGCGCTGCTCGTGCGCCGCCGTCGACGTCGGCGCTGAGCCGCAGCGCGACTGATTCGGAGGCCGGCCATGGGCGACGCGAACGTCGTCGACGAGGGGCGGCCGGACCCGCTGCGCCGACCGTCGTCCGGTCTACCGCCGGGCCCCGGAACGTCCGCTCGATCGGTGCCACCCGTCCGGTGGATGGACGACGGGGCGCGGCTGGCGATCACGATCTGGGGCAGCAGCCGTGCACCGACCGTGGTCACGGGTGCCCGCGTGGAGGGGCAGCGGCTGAGCTTGACCGGTGCGGTCCGGAACCCGGGGGGCGGGCCGGTGACCGCCGATCTGAGCCCGTACGTCACCGTCATCGAGACGCCAACCGGTCTGGATCCACGCTCGCCCGTGGTCGTGGCCATGGGCGGCCAGGAGTACGACCTGCCGCCGGCGTCCGAGCAACGGGACGAGCCGCGCATCGAGCTGAGGCCCGCGGGGCGCCCGCCGAGACTCTGAGGGCTCTGCGCTCTCGTCCGCGTGTAGGCGTCCGCCGTCGCCACTCCATGCTGGTCACAGCTCCGAAAGTGTCAGACCCCGTCCGTAGATTCGCTCATGTGTTCGAGGGCGGTGGTTTCGGGGTCGGGGTGACGGTCACCTCGCTCGATGTCGCGCCATGGCCGGAGGAGGTGCTGCCGCCGGGTGTGGTGGCCCGGCCGACGCGGCTGGGCGAGATGCTGCCGGTGGCCTCCCGGACCGATGCCGAGATCGCGGCGGAGCTGCAGCGGATTCAGCAGATGGAGGCCCGGCTGGCCGCCTACACTGTCGAGCTGGTCACCGAGATGTCCGCCCGCCGGCCGGACACGCTCGACCGGCAGATCGGTGAGCCGGGCGCCGCCTCCCCGGACTGGGCGCCGGGCCCGGGCTTGGAGCCGGCGCCGGGGGTGAGCGAATTCTTCGCCGACGAGCTGGCGATGATCCTCAACTGCTCGCGGACCGCGGCCACGAAACTGGCCGACACGGCGGCGTTGTTGACCCAGAGACTGCCGGTGACCTGGGCGGCATT from Blastococcus colisei harbors:
- a CDS encoding FAD binding domain-containing protein; translated protein: MIPAPFAYARPSTIDEALQAVASGGEDVKILAGGQSLIPVMRLRLAAPETVVDLTRVAELRGVRDDGDVIVIGAMTTHSDVLSDPLIARYASLIAEATETVADRQVRHRGTFGGALAHADPAGDLPAVALALDAEFVVAGLEGRRTVRASEFFVDYLTTALQEGELLVEIRVPKREGWGMHYEKFNRVAQAWSIVAVAAAVRMEGGRIAEARIGLTNMGPTPLRASAVEAALTGAEATAEAISAAAGRAGEGTTPSSDLNAQADYRHHLATVLTRRAVTAACGL
- a CDS encoding SRPBCC family protein, which produces MQLENSFTVPVPIDEAWRVLLDIERIAPCMPGAALDSVDGDDFTGRVKVKLGPINLTYQGKASFIEKDEAAHKAVIDARGKDQRGNGTAAAVVTAKLAAEGSITRVDVLTDLNITGRPAQFGRGVMTDVGNKLLGQFADKLAAQLGEGDAQGDADRAAAAEETAAQKAAATATGAVEEIAASAEQAAGNGAAGKAVKKAAAGTKKAAAAATDKVSATSATEPAKTAPAKKAAPAKKAAAARTAPVKAVPPLAGSAPAAADIAAVAAETAPAATAPAKKAPSGPPAGPTAPPTRPATGAPVRTLPPAGTHVVHPQEEPEPIDLLEVAGGAAMARYAAPAAGVAGVVLLVALLVRRRRRRR